A region of the Arctopsyche grandis isolate Sample6627 chromosome 10, ASM5162203v2, whole genome shotgun sequence genome:
ggcagctgaaaagtccatcatactaacgataactatcataccaacgagaactcgagtgccaaatattccgtattcgcgattttcatggcaaaaataatccaattaccgtatatacatatgtacttgttcaTCCATCCAAAATGTAATACCATCTTCTTGTTTCTTCCTCTTTACCAccaattatacaaataataatcttagttatgaaatattttgacaatccacaaatatttattgaggcacttgagttctcgttagtacaatatttcgcgattctttcgattgatggagtttttgggtgccagatgttccgtgatcgagattttagtgacttggaCGAGATCGCTTTTAGGgcaataatcactgaaccattATATTTATGTCCAAAATGTATTACActaaaatcatatatgtacatatgtagatagatactTAGTCAAATTGCAGAGAATTCttaaaaactgaattcaaaTGTTGTTTACTCGTGGAGTTTCTTCCTATCGCTCATTtagtttcataaaaaaattgcaaattaattattataacttaaaactttaagaatttaaaatttaaataatcattaacacatatgtatattggaattGCGAATTAGAAATCTTTAATATTtgggaactatgtatgtatgtataatcagaaaaaaatttctttattttaattttttttttgtttttttttctgagATCATTAATCAGTAAGATTACAGATaagattattttgaattaaaggtctataatattaaaaaattcatatatgtaaataattttattactttatctatgtacgtagtaacaataatgattttttttttatttatgacaaaTCCATGATATGCATAAGTTACAAAATTATTGGGAAACATCTTGAATATTTTGATCCTCTTCTGGTGTTGTTTTTCGCTCTAAATAGCAAGTTATGAACCATGAAGTTATTCCTATGATACTTAGAATAACATAATAAACAGCATACGCTCTATATTGACTGCGTATATCCAAAGCCAAACCGTGGTCTGAGATGATTATTAATGTCAAAAGTGATTGTATAATTAGGGCAATCAGAGTATTTATGCCGAAAATAAGTCCAAAGCAGCTGTCGTACACAAGATTGTGGGCTATTTGTGAGCTGAAATAAAAAtcgtaatattataaaaaatatgttacattgctactattatttttagttgaatATTTACCTCGCTATTGTAATCATGTAATGATATATTATACCCAAAAATATATATCCGACGTAACTTAGCCATACAGCAGGTGCAAAACAAGCAGCTAGTACAGCACCGGCTTGAATAGCCGCAGCGAAAGCTGGCAATATATTGTAcacgtttttattttcaaatcttTTGAGACCGCCCAATAAAGCTCCACATGCTCCTAGAACTGTCAGTATCGCCTCTACAACTCCATTGTATATATTCTGAAATGTAAATCAAAAGTCTGAATGAAATTATCAACGTATGCTAATTTCATACACATATGATAAAAGAAGATATTTACTTCTTGTTCAGGTTCAACGTCGATCCAAAGAAGCTGGATGTAAGTTTGCACTTGATAAAAGCCAGCTGTTGATCCGGCATACCATGCCGACCAAGCAATAACAGACTTTCGACTGTATGCAGATTTTGCATGTTGCCACAAAAGCTGCACACCATTtatctgtacatatataatattcattttgagaaattatGGTTAACTGTAGGATTTAAAATTCGAAATTTAGTTTGAATACCGGAACAGGATTATTTGAAGTTGTTTCTTGGTCAATTTTTGATTCTGTAGATGTATTAACTTCCCGATGGAAATATATACTCCGATCTACTGAAGGTAAAAATACTGCCCATATTGTCGCTAATATTTGAcctgtgatgaaaatataagtaGAATTTTCCTGTTGTTGGTGCGATAAAACTTgcgtcttatattatattatatatatatatgataataataacgaGGAAAAGTGAGTCAAAAactaaattgtaatatattcgaatgaaaaaattgtattttacctGGTTAACCTGTAATAACCATataagtagaatgcatagaatggtcattgttaacaaaagtatcgtctaaaagcgaggcatcgaagagagagacggaaagtcagaagagagacaaagtttagcaaacaatgaacaaactctgccgcgcagagtttttgtagcaacatttttggaggctgagagcgattctatgcattctacttctatggtaaTAACCGATATAGTACTCACTTGAAAA
Encoded here:
- the LOC143918332 gene encoding thiamine transporter 1-like, translated to MEQWMVVSLLLCTFGLLRELRPSEPYVSEFLLGPWRNITEETLNQHVYPVGTYSYLALLIVVFLITDYLKYKPLIIVSGLSGIGVYSILLWTKSLEWLQASQFLYGLYMATEVAYYTYMFAKVDEKNYDKVASYTRSSALVGRFISGLSAQLLTSFKALDYRQLNYITFSSQILATIWAVFLPSVDRSIYFHREVNTSTESKIDQETTSNNPVPINGVQLLWQHAKSAYSRKSVIAWSAWYAGSTAGFYQVQTYIQLLWIDVEPEQENIYNGVVEAILTVLGACGALLGGLKRFENKNVYNILPAFAAAIQAGAVLAACFAPAVWLSYVGYIFLGIIYHYMITIASSQIAHNLVYDSCFGLIFGINTLIALIIQSLLTLIIISDHGLALDIRSQYRAYAVYYVILSIIGITSWFITCYLERKTTPEEDQNIQDVSQ